In one Silene latifolia isolate original U9 population chromosome 10, ASM4854445v1, whole genome shotgun sequence genomic region, the following are encoded:
- the LOC141606240 gene encoding thioredoxin-like 1-1, chloroplastic: MAGILSKSAVFSPISHSCDHNKGGIFPVTCSVSVKNEGKFVGCSLKSDFGGLRLAVNQDDNRLWSSKKGKSQSIEAKMGLSIAKAMRWWDKGLQPNMKEIASAEDLVNSLQKAGDQLVVVDFFSPGCGGCKALHPKICQLAEMNPDVQFLQVNYEEHKSMCYSLNVHVLPFFRFYRGSEGRVCSFSCTNATIKKFKDALAKYSPPRCSLGPPKGLEEKELLALAANKDLSFTYTPKPVQPEPTPMHQEVLAEAEPTPSKTTLPSPSTTVMSPRDSEERTLVTAER; the protein is encoded by the exons ATGGCTGGAATTCTAAGTAAATCAGCTGTTTTTTCTCCGATTTCTCATAGTTGTGATCATAATAAAGGTGGGATCTTTCCTGTTACGTGTTCTGTTTCTGTTAAAAATGAAGGGAAATTTGTGGGGTGTTCTTTGAAGAGTGATTTTGGTGGATTGAGATTAGCTGTTAATCAAGATGATAATCGTTTGTGGTCTTCTAAAAAGGGGAAATCTCAATCAATCGAAGCCAAG ATGGGTCTTAGCATTGCTAAAGCAATGAGATGGTGGGATAAAGGACTTCAACCAAACATGAAAGAGATAGCTTCTGCAGAAGATTTAGTGAATTCATTGCAAAAAGCAGGAGATCAGTTAGTCGTGGTCGACTTTTTCTCTCCTGGTTGTGGAGGTTGCAAAGCTCTTCATCCTAAG ATATGTCAGCTGGCAGAGATGAATCCTGATGTCCAGTTTCTTCAGGTCAATTATGAGGAGCATAAGTCAATGTGCTATAGCCTGAATGTTCATGTCCTTCCCTTCTTTCGATTTTATAGAGGGTCGGAAGGTCGCGTCTGTAGCTTCAGCTGTACTAATGCAACA ATTAAAAAGTTCAAGGATGCTCTAGCCAAGTATAGCCCACCACGGTGCAGCTTGGGGCCACCAAAGGGGCTGgaggagaaggagcttcttgctcTGGCTGCCAACAAAGATCTTTCATTCACATACACCCCCAAACCCGTCCAACCCGAACCCACACCCATGCATCAAGAAGTCCTAGCTGAGGCAGAACCAACTCCTTCCAAGACGACCCTTCCTTCTCCGTCAACCACTGTGATGTCTCCTCGAGACAGCGAGGAGAGAACATTGGTCACAGCCGAGAGATGA